Within the Legionella pneumophila subsp. pneumophila str. Philadelphia 1 genome, the region TTGTGCGATATGTTACAATTCAATTAGAGACTATGTTGTCCTCAATCTATATTATTAGAACTTGAAATTAAATTTAACACATATCTTTATAGGTAATTTCTGATAATGAACTTACGCGATTTCTTTGTAATAACAACCTGGTGGGGAAAAATACTTGGTGCCTTCTTTGGCTACTTAACTGCTGGGCCAGTAGGCGCTTTGTTTGGCATTCTCGTTGGAAACTTTTTTGATCGGGGCCTTGTCAGTTATTACTCTAATCCCCATTGGCTGTACCATGCAGAAAAACAAAGAATCGTTCAAAAAGCTTTCTTTGAAGCCACTTTCTCCATAATGGGGCATGTTGCGAAATCGGATGGCCGTGTTTCTGAACAAGAGATTAGCATGGCTAAATCCATCATGAATGAAATGAAATTGAGCAAGGGGCAAAAGGATTTGGCAAAACGATTATTTAATGAAGGGAAACAAGCTGATTTCAATGTCAGTCTTGCTCTTATCCAATTACAAAGAATCTGCAAGGATAACCGTGATTTGTTAAAGCTTTTTGTAGATATTCAGTATAGGGCAGCTCAAGTAGATGGATTAAGTAGTCAAAAAATTCACGCACTAGATAACATTTTTACGCATCTGGGATTTGCTCCCCTACACAAACAGTATCGTTTTTATGAGGATTTTGGTTCTTATTTCCAGCAAGAACAATCCAAACAACACTATCATAATCAACAGGAGTACAAGCATACCTCCTCATCTCAAGGTCAACAGGGTTACAAACCTCAATCACCCCCTAATACTTTAGCCCATGCTTTTGCATTACTTGAGGTAAGTCCGAATGCAAACAAACAGGAGGTTAGAAGAGCGTACAGACGTCTATTGAGCCGTAACCATCCAGATAAATTAATTGCTCAAGGTTTACCCGAAGAAATGATTAAATTGGCTAACGATAAAACTCATCAAATTATGAAAGCCTATGAATTGATCTGTGAAACCAAGGGTTGGTAGTCCAATTTGTTGGTCGATACGATTGAACTTGCTGTAGAATAAACGGGTTCCAGATAAGAAACCAATATCGGCGGTGGCTGTGGCTCAAACTCTGGAAGCTTTGCCATCCAACCATGGACAAACGCCAATAATAATTGTTGACTGTATTGGTAGTCATGAGTAGCACCAGGTATATCAATGGCTAAATAACTATTCTCTTTAAATTTTTCTTCCCTGCTCTTACGTTGCTGCCTTACCATGTCATAATCAAACTGCCCCACAATATCAAACAGTGGAAAACGCAACCGAGGTACTTTTTGCAAATTTCTATTTAAATCATAGGCAGACAACATCACTAGCCCATTGATCATCTTGGATTGGGGCTTGCTAAAATACTCTAATGCCAGATTAAGTTGATCACCATAATGGACTAAAACGATTCTTTTATTATTATTCTGCCTTAAAGTACTGATGACTTCCGGTAATTGGTTAATCCAGGGTATCGAGTTATTTTTAGTACAATTCAATAATACGACTGACCAGCCATTTCGAGCCAATCCCTTGGCAAACTGTTCCAATAATAAGGACCATTGCGCTGTCTCTCCACCACTAACAATGATAACCGCCCCATAGGAAACAGGCCTTGATAGCCAATAAGGCAATATAATTTTTTTTTGATCGACGGTTATGTCAAGCTTATCCGCAAATACATTGGAAACAACAAAGCAAAATAGTAGTACTATCCATTTAATTTGATTCATATTTCCCTATAAAATTGCCTATGATGGACAAGACGCACTAGTTAGTGCCAGTTAGAATGAGAGAATATTTGCGAAGTTCAAACACATCATTCTCTCATTGGGTTCTGCTCAGTATAAAATCCCCGTTCTTATCATTGCGGATTCATTTGAATGACGATGCAAGTTGCATTTGCTATCACCATAAAAAACTCTTAATTCTCGGCGAACTCCACACCAGCTTCATCCAGCATCAAACGCGCTTTTTCTGCCATTATTTTATGTGCCAACGCTGTCGGATGAACCAAATCAAAAAACAAATAACCATCACATGCGCTTTCTGTCAATTCTGGCTTCACAGACGCAACCATCTTCAAAACCGAGTTTTTAGTAATCTCATCTACTATCGAAAAGGAGCAGGTACCTGTTATATTTGTAAATCCATACTCTGCAGCATGTTCTATCACATGGTCAAAATGACTACCCGTGTCAAAAAACAACCACTCAACTTCAGGATAAGTTTTTTTAAAATAATCGACTGTATTGGATAATGCATTATTATGCTGTGTTGAGAAATAGGTCATCTCTTCAACAGAGCCAAACTCCAGAGCGGCAGGAGTTCTTCCCAAATCAGGTAAATTGAGAACTAAAATATGCTTCGCTCCCTTGTCTACCAAACGTTGTATGCTA harbors:
- a CDS encoding DUF3530 family protein, with the translated sequence MNQIKWIVLLFCFVVSNVFADKLDITVDQKKIILPYWLSRPVSYGAVIIVSGGETAQWSLLLEQFAKGLARNGWSVVLLNCTKNNSIPWINQLPEVISTLRQNNNKRIVLVHYGDQLNLALEYFSKPQSKMINGLVMLSAYDLNRNLQKVPRLRFPLFDIVGQFDYDMVRQQRKSREEKFKENSYLAIDIPGATHDYQYSQQLLLAFVHGWMAKLPEFEPQPPPILVSYLEPVYSTASSIVSTNKLDYQPLVSQINS
- the djlA gene encoding co-chaperone DjlA: MNLRDFFVITTWWGKILGAFFGYLTAGPVGALFGILVGNFFDRGLVSYYSNPHWLYHAEKQRIVQKAFFEATFSIMGHVAKSDGRVSEQEISMAKSIMNEMKLSKGQKDLAKRLFNEGKQADFNVSLALIQLQRICKDNRDLLKLFVDIQYRAAQVDGLSSQKIHALDNIFTHLGFAPLHKQYRFYEDFGSYFQQEQSKQHYHNQQEYKHTSSSQGQQGYKPQSPPNTLAHAFALLEVSPNANKQEVRRAYRRLLSRNHPDKLIAQGLPEEMIKLANDKTHQIMKAYELICETKGW
- the plaA gene encoding GDSL family lysophospholipase PlaA, with translation MKLLASLCAFLLSGAVSATPLNNIVVFGDSLSDNGNLYEYMKHQLPQSPPYFEGRFSNGPVWIERLAASYFPNDPNSHLLDYAFGGAGVSVDEEDDEVFFTLRREVNSYLLAHQDKASPDSLFVIWIGANNYLGMPVEVDETLKNVNRGITDSIQRLVDKGAKHILVLNLPDLGRTPAALEFGSVEEMTYFSTQHNNALSNTVDYFKKTYPEVEWLFFDTGSHFDHVIEHAAEYGFTNITGTCSFSIVDEITKNSVLKMVASVKPELTESACDGYLFFDLVHPTALAHKIMAEKARLMLDEAGVEFAEN